The Alnus glutinosa chromosome 1, dhAlnGlut1.1, whole genome shotgun sequence region TCACAGAATGAAGGCAATGGACTCTACACAGGAGACGGCTCAGTTGACTTTAAAGGGAAGCCTGTTCTAAAAAAGAATACTGGACTGTGGAAAGCATGCCCCTTTATTCTAGGTGAccaatatattgttttatacaGTGCTCTCTCCCTTCACCCTCATGTCTGCCAtaagttattttgtttttttttaacagttggGAATTATATTAAGTACAGGTTTTGGATGCTGTGAACGTTTGGCATACTATGGGATTGCCAGTAATCTTGTTAATTACCTTACCAATAGACTACACGAAGCAAATGTTTCTGCTGCAAGAAATGTTAACAATTGGCAAGGCACTTGCTATTTTATACCCCTCGTTGGTGGTGTTATCGCCGATACTTTCTTGGGAAGATATTGGACTGTTGGTGTGTTCTCCGCAATTTACTTATTGGTAAGCATAGGATGAACCATCATTTCCTATTTTTTTGATGAGGTTAAGGCAAACAACGGTGTTGCCATATTTTCTACCTGTCATCTGCATTGATTGCATCTTTGTACATGccctataattatatatgtacattatTGACATGCTGGATGATTTTTGTTCTGCATAGGGAATGTGTACATTGACACTTTCGGCATCAGTTTCTGCATTGAAGCCTGCGGATTGTGTGGGTTCTGTATGCCCTTCAGCTTCTCCACCTCAGTATGCAGTATTCTTCATTGGACTCTATCTTATTGCACTGGGGACTGGAGGAGTCAAACCTTGTATTTGGCCTTTTGGACCAGATCAATTTGATGATACCGACCCcaaggaaaagggaaagaagggaGCCTTCTTCAACTGGTTTTACTTTTCTAACAACCTAGGCGCTCTTGTGTCGAGTAGTTTTCTGGTGTGGGTTCAAGACAATGCTGGTTGGGGTATAGGATTTGGCATTCCTTCAGTATTTATGGCCATTGCTATTGCCAGTTTCTTTTCAGGGACTCCCTTCTATAGATTTCAAAAACCAGGGGGAAGCCCTCTCAAAAGAATTTGCCAGGTTTTGGTTGCATCCTTCCATAAGTGGAAGCTGGAGGTCCCCAAGGATACTAGTCTCCTGTATGAAACCCAGAATGAAAGCTCTGCAATTAAAGGAAGTCGTAAACTGGAGCACAGTGATGGACTGAAGTAAGTTTCTTCTTCATTACGCTAGCTTTATTGGTTTGCTTGGTTAGTACAAAACGTTCCTACAATTTTCATAGCTTTCAAAAATCACTGACGACTTTCTTTGCTGTAGGTTACTTGATAAAGCAGCTGTGGTATCAGATTCTGAGATGAACGACCCGAACTCATCCAGTCCATGGAGGCTTTGCTCTGTAACACAGGTGGAGGAATTGAAAATCCTGACCCGCATGTTTCCAATCTGGTCAACAGGAATTGTGTTTTCTGCTGTTTACGCCCAAATGTCTACACTGTTTGTTGAACAGGGGAAGACGATGGACAAAGCAATGGGTTCTAATTTCAACATTCCTCCAGCATCTTTATCAATCTTTGCCATCATCAGTATCATTATTTGGATCCCCATCTACGATAGAGTACTTGTTCCAATTGCAAGGAAGTTTACAGGAAAGCAGAAGGGCATCTCGGAGCTGCAGCGAATGGGAATTGGGCTCTTCATTTCCATCCTAAGCATGTCAGCTGCTGCTCTAGTAGAGATTAAACGATTGCATCTTGCAAGAGAGCTTGGTTTGGTTCACAAAAAGGTTACTCTCCCATTTAGTATTTTTTGGCAAATACCCCAATACTTCTTGTTGGGCGCCGCAGAGGTATTCACATTCATTGGGCAGCATGAGTTCTTCTATGAGCACGCCCCAGATGCCATGCGGAGTCTATGCAGTGCATTGTCACTTCTGACAAATTCACTGGGGAATTATCTCAGCTCTTTGATTCTTACTATTGTTACTTCTTACACCACAAAGGGCGGGAAGGTTGGATGGATACCAAATAACCTGAATGAGGGCCatattgattattttttctGGCTTTTAGCTGGACTCAGCTTCTTAAACTTGCTCGTCTATATAGTTTGTGCCATCAACTACAAACAGAAGAAGACTTCTTCTCCTTAAGCTTCCCTCGAGGCTCCATGCGTCAAGTGTGTTTTGTTTTCTGTGTTtaggagtgttttgtgtttgaatcGGGGGATGATATTATTGTTATGGCCGGAAGGAAATAAGTCCAAAACTCTGTATTAATTGTAAAATTACCTTCTAAAGTTATATGGAAATTGATTGCTTGTAATTAAAGTCTCacattttctttctaattttaactgtcaacataaaataattacCGTCAAGTACTTGTCTGAGAAGCAAAATAGCGATCAGTGAGAAATAGCTAGCGCAAGAAACTGTTAGACTATCCCCAACAAGCTGCCTattacaaatttttctccaaatttgaaaaatatcttCAAAAAGCATTGTTCGATAAGTTCtctatcatttctctaattactCTCTTGTTAGAGTCTCATTccatgtaatgtccaagacattttgTAGTAATTATAACATGAAATTTgagttaataattaattaaagttaatttagtgtctttaaaatgcaagataatatttttaggtttaaagaaaaaaaattacaaaagaaattaaagaataaaataaaataaagaaaagaaaagaattaaagaatttaaataagaaaagagaaagaaaatggaaaaatataaataatagaaaaagaaaggaaataaaaatagaaataagaaaataaaagaaaaagcaaaaaaaaaaaaaaaaaaaagcatgatgTCAGGCGCTGACTAGCGCCCCACATCACGTGATGTGTCCCAAAATGGGGCGCATCACTAAAACAATGAAGGGCCgaatgggttttggtttggtgaatttttggtgagtttcttcGAATCCTAACGGTTGGGTATTTGATTTTAATggtatttttatgtgattaacccttagtaaatgttattgggttaataatattgtggtTGAAGTAGTGTTTTGTAaattgatgggttaaattaatttgggattttaaagtgtttaaaacctagaatgttaatttgtggattaattgtggttatagtgatgattaatcccaaattagctatggggttttgtaaaaataagtatttatgcATTACgttctaatgttagtaaaaataaataattatgggtatttagtttaaataatatttgtgaagttaaccctaagattttcttatgcgttaatgttattttaaatacggtagtgttttatgtgactaggttaatgaaaataatttatggattaGTGGAAATAATGGTGAGTTAGTAATTAATGTTATAGgtaaatatttaaatggtgattttaatatctaactcttagtaaatactttgggttagtattatttgagtttagttagtgtccaagatttatgggtagacgtttgggacccttaaaattattatgggtttttcaacggttagccttgagcgattcatgtgctaattagggtgttaaaTTATTTAGAGTGCTAAATGGTGCAATGTGTTATCCCACAGTGATACATTACAAGATgatgtctaggagacctagtgcttaatatccgcgcaaccaaggtgagtattctacttactgagaaaccattattttcatatattaatgaattgcaaaatatatatgttgttttataaatccgaaccaactatATGttgaatttatttgttttggatgatttgagtacttttgagtatattgaaattatgatgatgttttgaagtatgaatatgatatgtggagtttggAATAAATTGCGTGACTGTCTGCTAGAGTTGGGAGTTTTGAATATTGTAAATGGTGTTTGAGAAACTGGTGTtgtggtatgtttatgaatttgGGAGTGTTATCATAAACTGTTTTGGGAGCATATTGCATTGGTGCATGGTTACACAATCTTGGAGACTCAACTATTTGTGTCTGGGACACGACTATTTGAGTCTGGGACTCAGCTAATTGAGTCTAGGACTTGGCTATTTGTGTCTGGGACACGGTTATTTGAGTCTGGGACTCAGTTTCTCGAGCCAGGGGCTCTGGGGACattgcatatgcatacatatatcatGGTGTTGTTGCGTATGCTGGTTTtatgatatgtatatttctatttgaATGATTTAAAGGCATTGAACTTAAATGTACCTAGATTAtacgctactggattgggtaatgtTAGTATCTTGCGGTAGGAAGGTGGAATGTCATTTGTTCTTCAGTAAAGTCATGCTTGCATATAGACTTCCactctagtgctcgcatgatTAGCTGTTGTTCAAATGCACGAAGCTGGAATGCACTCGACACgaagttacctacatctggtaatgctgtttctttgtattACTGAGTAAGATGCCATTGATTTATGCTTGATGTACCTAGATTGTATGCTACTAgattgggtaatgtaagtgtcttgcAGTAGGTAGGTGGAATGTCATTTGTCCTTCAGTAAAGTCACGCTTGCATATAGAGTTCCACTCTAGTGCCCACATGATCAGCTGTTGTTCAAAGGCACGAAGTTGTAATACACTCGACACGAAATTACTTACATctggcaatgctgtttctttgtacatttgagccaccaaatacaaaagtattatagtaggtgagaatgtatgtagttgcttccaaggtgggatgactggaacttctatatatgttcccagctacatagtatgctttaaatgttttctattagtcgatgtttgctatatcagctatggggattttcaaacaaaagtttataaattggtagctgttacaGTGTATGCGacattaaaaaggaaaagttggttctttgtgaaaactcagtgaatagtatacttctgaggtcttagtgtatttatttatacgAAGACAGtcggctcataattccacctatgcggatgcggcaacccccgcaaccgtatagacattgatgctttggttacaagttctgcggatatagatattgactcgtccacctagcgtatgggatgctatgattggtgcatatcgcgacagtcataagtcacgaactcatgggtagtctgcattttgggtattttatttatggcttgtgtcctacgtggcatatgtatttgttgagcctgtaatTTAGaactcctccctaagctagacttcataGGTTGATTAAATCACACAAGAaccaccctaagagagctagcaaatatctctgtttctacctaaacaccctctcttagtacaaaggaattcagtaccaaattcttaaataatacatgcctagagacctctatttataggccataAAAAACCTAAAGTTCTCTGGGCAGCGTCCGGAGTTAGACAATGGGTGTCCGAACCGAAAGCATTAACCGACTTCAAATTATGAGATctcacgcgtttcttcattaatctttaGTCATCGAGTCTAGACAGTATAGCTCTAGTGTCCAGACGATTGCTTGCAATGTTCACTATTCGAGGCCTTCAGTTTGCTGTTCGGACACTTGTGCAAACAGGTGCTCTCGAGAATTGCTATCCgctgggctgtccggacatctGTGTGAACATGAGCTCTCTATGGTAGGTGTTTGCTGAGGTGTTCGGACACTTCTTCGAACATTGGtgggcgtccggatgcttcCTCTAGGCCGCTCGGACGGTAATAAAGGAACCGACTTTGCTAAGCTGTACACTACGTAAAATCTTCTTGACAACTAGAAATTGTTTCTCTTGAGCTGATGACACTAATACTTGTCACATTAAGGCTTTCCATGTTAAGGaattaatttagagtttttgtaTAAATAACAAGCGAAAGATCCTTGAAATTCATTAGGTTTGAGGAAGTATTGAAATcctgataattaaacaaaatagtCTAATTAAGTTAATGTGTTTGATTTAGACAAACATACCTCGGAAATAGTTTGTACTAGAGAGCTTGGAAACTTTCTTTTGTGCTCTTAAACAATTTTGAAGTAATTGATATTGAGATGGCTTCCTAAAGCAAATAATGAATTTCCCAAAAGGTTTACATTGTTTTAAGATTGCTTCCTATATTTGTTTTAccaattattcataaaaaaatatatatatatatatatattgttttaccaATTTAGTTCCTGAATCTAGTATCCGCAATGCAAATTAATCTAGGATGACCCTGAACACTTTCTGCCCATTTATTGTTCCTGGACTATTTTCTAATAGAAGTGATGGATGTAGGATATTTACTTAGTGGCTTTATTGGATCCTACAACGTTTAGTATCTTCAAATAAGTGAAGTATatgttgcttttgtttttgtttttcattggtTATGGACATTGTACATACCCGCACTACTAAAAAAACATTGTTTAGTGTTGTTTGAATAAACGACACAAATACGAGATTATTCCCatgaggattggtataaattatgcttaaagagaatttcctaaataaatatcttgaatgagatgaaataaaatattgaattgaaataataaaaagaaaaggtagggTTTCGATATTCactgctaatcatactcaattaagattcacaatatacacaatactacaattataacatgatgcttaatatTCACCAGGCACAAGTGCATGGTATCTActtctaaagctattgatttccctaagtaacgagttaggcatggtatctggCACGACTACTTCTCAGTTAGCCAACATAcggtacacatcccataatatgtacctgatatttaGAGTCACATCTATACAGTGGATAACACATTAACAACATTTTCAACATAGCGGAAAGCACATCTATAAACATAATTGTTAATTACACAAAAAGAGCCATACATAAGTCTctttgtttaaggcttaacaaaatattaactACATAACAATAGAATGGCAATCACATCCGTGTCATGACTAACACGtgccataaacaaaatatacaaaagaatggacaacccatggtccatCACATTACAATTGTTGCATCGAGCTTTAGTCGCAATATCCCAAGTACTGTGCTACGGGGTCATCCTCTACATCCGCtaaacctgcagccaaagcatcaatgtatGTACTTGAGTGAACCCATAGTCACATagcagtgtcttcatccacagtaattgggtacaatagcttcccgcagcaatatactcaacCTCTGCAATGGAGAGAGAAATTGAAGCTTGTTTCTTACTCATCTAGGctacaagattatttcccacatagaagcatcctctcgaggtgctttttctatcatcagcatttctaGCCCAGTCCGCATCAAAGTATCCTGCaataacaagatttgtttccctggaataccatatgccatagagaagagtatcatttacatacctcaTGATATGCTTGACTGCcatgaggtgagattccttaggatttgcctgaaaacgagcacaaactcccacactgaaggcaatatctgTTTGGCCTGCTGTAAGATATaggagactccctatcatactcctgtataGAGATGGATCAACTGGTTTCCCTGCGAGGTCAGTACTTATCTTAACActagtgctcatgggagttcggacacgactcttcccatctaggCCGAAACGTTTAACCAGATCCAtagcatacttggattgggagatgaaaatgccttTAGCAatttgtttgacttgaagacgaagaaagtagttcaactcaccaatcatgctcatctcaaattcctacTTCATCTCCTCAGAAAATTCATGGGCAAGGGaatctaaagtagctccaaaaataatgtcatcaacatagatttaaGCAATGAgcttgtgagtaccttgatttctgatgaacaaggttcgatcaacctgtccccttgtaaaccctT contains the following coding sequences:
- the LOC133858722 gene encoding protein NRT1/ PTR FAMILY 8.3-like; this encodes MSSLEEGRSLSENGSLQNEGNGLYTGDGSVDFKGKPVLKKNTGLWKACPFILGFGCCERLAYYGIASNLVNYLTNRLHEANVSAARNVNNWQGTCYFIPLVGGVIADTFLGRYWTVGVFSAIYLLGMCTLTLSASVSALKPADCVGSVCPSASPPQYAVFFIGLYLIALGTGGVKPCIWPFGPDQFDDTDPKEKGKKGAFFNWFYFSNNLGALVSSSFLVWVQDNAGWGIGFGIPSVFMAIAIASFFSGTPFYRFQKPGGSPLKRICQVLVASFHKWKLEVPKDTSLLYETQNESSAIKGSRKLEHSDGLKLLDKAAVVSDSEMNDPNSSSPWRLCSVTQVEELKILTRMFPIWSTGIVFSAVYAQMSTLFVEQGKTMDKAMGSNFNIPPASLSIFAIISIIIWIPIYDRVLVPIARKFTGKQKGISELQRMGIGLFISILSMSAAALVEIKRLHLARELGLVHKKVTLPFSIFWQIPQYFLLGAAEVFTFIGQHEFFYEHAPDAMRSLCSALSLLTNSLGNYLSSLILTIVTSYTTKGGKVGWIPNNLNEGHIDYFFWLLAGLSFLNLLVYIVCAINYKQKKTSSP